The Xyrauchen texanus isolate HMW12.3.18 chromosome 38, RBS_HiC_50CHRs, whole genome shotgun sequence genome window below encodes:
- the LOC127631982 gene encoding ankyrin repeat and protein kinase domain-containing protein 1-like: protein MTATNSNGRDPSRDDSLERLNYFKKDDFENDWDKVAEHKFGRVYKVKLKLWRQTCALKTMTSDYRNMINMSKIGNMKFNYLIFIYGISKDPPVLVMEYMSKGSLDNILNSHVLMWPKKFQMIHEVTMGMNFLHSLKPPILHLNLKPANILLDDHLHVKISDFGLIKWEEFSRMTEFVEHLSARGNIHYVPPETFTQNPEPPGTKYDVYSFSIVMWEILSQQRSYQGLSMTEILIRVSTGKRPSVEKIPEDKPPECHDMIGVMEQSWHQDCNQRPAFSETVRLTEVLSEVLKIPDTKSRGEIRKSLTKQIWLNASNKTADTSGNTSIYSLLVKKDFESFKKVLKKEHVAMLFKDNDSLLHHAVASGDKESVQMVLNLGASVNCQSVKGYTPLIIAVLHKYYEICSLLTDCGADTTLSDGDQWTALHFATQAGDDRTTRLLLNNKARADAKEKDGWTPLHLAAQNGHENIVRILLPRLDSVDEQERQSGRTALHVACVYGHVNIVKLLLKQGADVNKADNFQSTSLHLAADGGHFRVVHLLMNEKADLQKFDDQSYSPLHFAALKGYAGICRLLLSKGVDPDSRTHQNWTAMHLASLKGHPETVLVLEEHHGSVNVQGKDGWTPLHLACHHGQEEVVSVLLAAGADPNLAEDNGWTPLHLACNSSCFPSVLQLISHQANVNALNNNQSTPLHLAAQLSNIPIIKALLMNNAQQGMLDSKGCTALTMAQRGNNTEAVQLLDS, encoded by the exons ATGACAGCAACAAATTCCAATGGAAGGGATCCTTCCAGAGATGACAGCCTGGAgagattaaattactttaaaaaagatgACTTTGAAAATGACTGGGACAAAGTGGCCGAGCACAAGTTTGGTCGAGTCTATAAGGTGAAGCTTAAACTCTGGCGGCAAACATGTGCCCTAAAGACCATGACCAGTGACTACAG GAACATGATAAATATGTCTAAAATTGGCAACATGAAATTCAATTATTTAATCTTCATTTACGGAATAAGCAAAGATCCACCTGTTTTAGTGATGGAATATATGAGCAAAGGATCCCTGGACAACATCCTCAACAGTCATGTCTTAATGTGGCCCAAGAAGTTTCAAATGATCCATGAAGTAACCATGGGCATGAATTTTCTGCACAGTCTTAAGCCTCCCATTCTTCATTTGAATTTAAAACCAGCCAACATCCTTCTTGATGATCATCTGCATGTGAAG ATTTCAGATTTTGGCCTCATTAAATGGGAGGAGTTCTCTAGGATGACGGAATTCGTTGAACACCTATCTGCTCGAGGAAACATACATTATGTACCTCCAGAGACCTTTACCCAGAATCCTGAACCCCCTGGAACCAAGTATGATGTATACAG CTTTTCTATTGTTATGTGGGAAATTCTCTCTCAACAGCGCTCATATCAAG GGCTgagtatgacagaaatattaaTCAGAGTGTCAACTGGCAAAAGGCCTAGTGTTGAGAAGATCCCCGAAGACAAGCCCCCAGAGTGCCACGACATGATTGGTGTCATGGAGCAATCCTGGCACCAAGACTGCAACCAGCGACCTGCTTTCTCCG AGACAGTTCGGTTGACTGAAGTCCTTAGTGAAGTCCTGAAAATCCCAGACACAAAGTCACGGGGTGAGATAAGGAAGAGTCTGACTAAACAGATTTGGCTGAAT GCATCAAACAAAACTGCTGACACTTCAGGCAA CACAAGTATTTACTCTCTccttgtaaaaaaggactttgagTCTTTTAAGAAAGTTCTAAAAAAAGAGCATGTAGCGATGCTCTTCAAAGACAATGACTCTCTTCTTCACCATGCTGTGGCAAGTGGGGACAAAGAAAGTGTGCAGATGGTCCTGAATCTGGGAGCCTCTGTGAACTGCCAGAGTGTAAAAGGCTACACCCCTCTAATCATCGCAGTCCTGCACAAGTATTATGAGATCTGCAGCCTACTGACAGACTGTGGGGCTGATACCACCCTCAGCGATGGTGACCAATGGACCGCGCTGCATTTCGCCACCCAGGCTGGTGATGACAGAACCACTCGCCTTTTGTTAAACAATAAGGCGAGAGCTGATGCCAAGGAGAAGGATGGATGGACGCCTTTGCACTTAGCTGCTCAGAACGGCCACGAGAACATCGTGAGGATTTTGCTCCCACGTCTGGATAGTGTGGATGAGCAAGAGCGCCAATCTGGCCGAACGGCACTTCACGTGGCTTGTGTTTATGGCCATGTAAATATAGTCAAGCTCTTGCTCAAACAAGGAGCTGATGTAAACAAAGCAGATAACTTTCAGTCCACATCTCTACACCTGGCAGCAGATGGGGGGCACTTCAGAGTAGTGCATTTGCTGATGAATGAGAAAGCTGATTTGCAAAAATTTGATGATCAAAGCTACAGTCCCCTTCACTTTGCCGCTCTCAAAGGATACGCAGGTATCTGCAGACTCTTACTGAGTAAAGGAGTAGACCCTGACAGCAGAACCCATCAGAACTGGACAGCCATGCACCTGGCATCCCTAAAGGGCCATCCCGAGACTGTTCTTGTTTTGGAGGAGCACCACGGCTCAGTCAACGTCCAAGGGAAGGATGGTTGGACACCTCTACACCTGGCCTGCCATCATGGACAGGAGGAAGTGGTTTCAGTCCTATTAGCAGCAGGTGCTGACCCAAACTTGGCAGAGGATAATGGTTGGACACCCCTTCACCTGGCCTGTAACAGTAGCTGCTTCCCTAGTGTCCTACAGCTGATATCACATCAAGCCAATGTGAATGCCCTGAACAATAACCAGTCGACACCATTACATTTAGCTGCCCAGCTCAGCAACATCCCCATTATCAAAGCTCTGCTAATGAATAATGCACAGCAAGGTATGCTGGACTCTAAAGGATGTACTGCCTTAACCATGGCTCAACGAGGCAACAACACAGAAGCTGTACAGTTACTGGACAGCTAG